The following proteins are encoded in a genomic region of Sebastes fasciatus isolate fSebFas1 chromosome 12, fSebFas1.pri, whole genome shotgun sequence:
- the twist1b gene encoding twist-related protein 1b isoform X1, which translates to MSEENLGEESSSSSPPVSPVDSLSNNSEEEEEEELDRQPKRCGRKRRPSRKNGEDSDTPGKRGKKSSSSSPQSFEELQSQRVMANVRERQRTQSLNEAFTSLRKIIPTLPSDKLSKIQTLKLAARYIDFLYQVLQSDELDSKMASCSYVAHERLSYAFSVWRMEGAWSMSTSH; encoded by the coding sequence ATGTCTGAGGAAAACTTGGGAGAAGAGTCGTcgagcagctctcctcctgtctctcctgtggACAGCCTGAGCAACAACagcgaggaagaagaagaagaagagttggACAGACAGCCCAAGAGGTGTGGGAGAAAGAGGAGACCGAGCAGGAAGAACGGGGAGGACTCAGACACCCCTGGGAAAAGAGGCAAgaagtccagcagcagcagcccacagTCCTTCGAGGAGCTCCAGTCTCAGCGCGTCATGGCCAACGtccgagagagacagaggacgcAGTCTCTCAACGAGGCGTTCACGTCTCTGCGGAAAATTATCCCCACTTTGCCTTCAGACAAACTCAGCAAAATACAGACCCTTAAACTCGCAGCCAGATACATCGACTTCCTCTACCAGGTGCTGCAGAGCGACGAGCTGGACTCCAAAATGGCAAGTTGTAGTTATGTGGCTCACGAGAGGCTGAGCTACGCCTTCTCTGTGTGGAGGATGGAGGGCGCTTGGTCCATGTCAACATCTCACTAA
- the macc1 gene encoding metastasis-associated in colon cancer protein 1 yields MIVDRPLFLPQLRSKTTTDDENMAAGRASSFRRVGSLMRSKSEGTLIDLDDKVSTTDNLNGGYVTQNSEWPILQPEVARSTHSKNPFWNKLSGSNPFLDDIVQNSTNNHISNTSNVKQNNEKDLNTNNDDAISTSSDEGNLGKFLENKQKIGNKSGRWKSASDILEELERKEPKREDSFRPPGPVLNPDFEWLKNDREAYKIAWLSHRQLTRSCLDLNLMSQSPGWAQTQATDSQVICKIGHTGGSVQLPDSEISIHIPEGHVPPGEVQEVTLKALLDPPPGLNNNYVTTMSPLLEVVLSNINIKECISLEMKLSGEVKSDALSQVMTTVVGLVSNKREGPYLKVNDCYIYKNMMQMKVQDLKMHFYVIAVAEASAIQSPATSVWDYLDRQITVAVYGPRYIHPSFKVVIVVCGHGEVPSRLSFSAISKANKNVPSLVLQLWGKHGFKPDKLNNLQVGVSLTGSMFKIKPEDKLKEVRQSQLKIGTVLHLPVALSCASNTEMTPFKLDLQVKESNATALAQFQVPSPPAAPIRSEKRAPRQIEKRTEVARTSPIPEESVPDFPKFIDRPVNLQWYCVALKSVLRQPRVDYLLEYFKGDTVALLSKETVRSVGNSKVKEWFIGFLRGRIGLIHCKNVKHISRNQVIDFTGIEMTTEVLLDNMTLPFKKLTYMYSAIQTLVTEHITSWRPLADTFGYSKLTLDTITRRNAETAADKVACVLEQLKEDCHAEKSRKKFLHELMVGLLKMDSMNLVAQLIQNTVILSTAVELGARWRELAEKMGKLSSSQIAGYEAPHRGKNGEVGAPAMWKPAYDFLYSWSLRYGDSYRDMIQDLHLVLDKMKNPATRQWRQLTGALITANCLDIFRASAYPNF; encoded by the exons ATGATAGTGGATCGGCCTCTTTTCCTGCCACAGCTCCGAAGCAAAACTACAACCGACG ATGAAAATATGGCAGCTGGAAGGGCAAGCTCCTTCCGTCGTGTTGGGAGTCTCATGCGGAGTAAATCTGAGGGGACACTGATTGATCTGGACGACAAAGTTTCGACCACTGACAACCTGAATG GTGGATATGTGACACAGAACTCCGAGTGGCCGATTTTACAGCCAGAAGTCGCACGTTCAACTCACTCAAAAAATCCCTTTTGGAACAAGCTGTCTGGATCAAATCCTTTCTTAGATGACATCGTGCAGAACAGTACAAATAATCACATTTCCAACACatcaaatgtaaaacaaaacaatgaaaaagatTTAAACACAAATAACGATGACGCCATTAGCACATCTTCAGATGAAGGCAACTTGGGAAAGTTTttggaaaacaaacagaaaatcgGCAACAAATCTGGGAGATGGAAAAGTGCTTCAGACATCCTGGAAGAACTGGAGAGAAAAGAGCCAAAACGGGAGGACAGCTTCAGACCGCCGGGGCCGGTGCTGAACCCAGATTTTGAGTGGCTCAAGAATGACAGAGAGGCCTACAAGATAGCCTGGCTGAGCCACAGGCAGCTAACGCGCTCATGTCTGGACTTAAATCTGATGAGCCAGAGTCCGGGCTGGGCTCAGACACAGGCAACCGACTCTCAGGTCATCTGCAAGATCGGCCACACTGGAGGGTCAGTGCAACTGCCAGACTCAGAAATTAGCATCCATATCCCAGAAGGCCATGTTCCTCCTGGAGAAGTCCAGGAAGTTACACTGAAAGCATTGCTAGACCCTCCTCCTGGACTCAATAACAACTATGTGACAACCATGAGTCCACTTCTAGAGGTGGTCCTCAGCAACATCAACATAAAAGAGTGCATCTCTCTGGAGATGAAACTGTCTGGAGAGGTGAAGAGCGACGCGTTGAGTCAGGTGATGACTACTGTGGTCGGGCTGGTGTCCAACAAAAGAGAGGGACCTTACCTTAAAGTGAACGACTGTTACATTTACAAGAACATGATGCAGATGAAGGTGCAGGACCTAAAGATGCATTTTTATGTGATTGCAGTCGCAGAGGCCTCTGCGATCCAGTCTCCTGCTACGTCAGTGTGGGATTACCTCGATCGCCAGATCACAGTAGCAGTTTATGGTCCCAggtacatccatccatcattcaAGGTCGTGATAGTGGTTTGCGGTCATGGGGAAGTCCCGTCAAGGCTCTCGTTTTCAGCCATctccaaagcaaacaaaaacGTGCCTTCACTTGTGCTGCAGCTTTGGGGGAAACATGGGTTCAAACCAGACAAACTGAACAACCTGCAAGTCGGTGTTAGCCTCACAGGCTCGATGTTTAAAATCAAACCGGAGGACAAACTGAAAGAAGTGAGGCAAAGTCAGCTCAAAATAGGGACAGTTTTGCATCTGCCAGTTGCCTTATCTTGTGCTAGTAACACAGAAATGACTCCTTTTAAATTAGATCTACAAGTGAAGGAATCAAACGCTACAGCTCTTGCACAGTTCCAGGTGCCTTCCCCTCCCGCTGCACCCATCAGATCAGAAAAGCGAGCGCCGAGGCAGATAGAAAAGCGGACTGAAGTAGCAAGGACCTCACCTATTCCTGAGGAAAGTGTTCCAGATTTCCCCAAATTCATAGACAGACCTGTGAACCTGCAGTGGTACTGTGTAGCCCTAAAGTCAGTCCTCCGTCAGCCACGTGTAGACTACCTTCTGGAGTACTTCAAGGGGGACACTGTGGCTCTCCTATCCAAAGAGACTGTCAGGTCAGTGGGCAACTCCAAAGTAAAGGAGTGGTTTATCGGATTCCTTCGAGGCAGGATTGGTTTGATTCACTGCAAGAACGTCAAGCACATAAGCAGAAACCAGGTGATCGACTTCACCGGCATTGAAATGACCACAGAGGTCCTCTTGGACAACATGACACTGCCCTTCAAGAAGCTTACTTACATGTACTCTGCCATCCAGACGTTGGTCACTGAACACATAACAAGCTGGAGACCTTTGGCTGATACTTTCGGGTACAGCAAGCTGACACTGGACACCATCACACGGAGAAACGCCGAAACTGCGGCTGATAAAGTGGCCTGCGTGCTGGAACAGCTGAAGGAAGACTGCCACGCCGAGAAGAGCAGGAAAAAGTTTCTGCATGAGCTCATGGTG GGTCTGTTAAAGATGGACTCTATGAATCTTGTGGCCCAGCTGATTCAGAACACAGTCATTTTGTCCACCGCTGTGGAGCTGGGAGCTCGATGGCGGGAGCTCGCTGAGAAGATGGGAAAACTGTCCAGCTCTCAGATAGCGGGCTATGAGGCGCCGCACCGAGGGAAGAACGGAGAAGTCGGTGCCCCG GCAATGTGGAAGCCCGCCTATGACTTCCTGTACTCCTGGAGTCTGCGGTACGGAGACAGCTACAGGGACATGATCCAGGATCTGCACCTGGTCctagacaaaatgaaaaaccCTGCCACCAGACAGTGGCGGCAGCTGACCGGTGCCCTCATTACAGCGAACTGTCTCGATATCTTTCGAGCCTCTGCATACCCGAATTTCTAA
- the twist1b gene encoding twist-related protein 1b isoform X2 — protein MSEENLGEESSSSSPPVSPVDSLSNNSEEEEEEELDRQPKRCGRKRRPSRKNGEDSDTPGKRGKKSSSSSPQSFEELQSQRVMANVRERQRTQSLNEAFTSLRKIIPTLPSDKLSKIQTLKLAARYIDFLYQVLQSDELDSKMVTAESTYLTGQIWSPMLDTWDHSI, from the exons ATGTCTGAGGAAAACTTGGGAGAAGAGTCGTcgagcagctctcctcctgtctctcctgtggACAGCCTGAGCAACAACagcgaggaagaagaagaagaagagttggACAGACAGCCCAAGAGGTGTGGGAGAAAGAGGAGACCGAGCAGGAAGAACGGGGAGGACTCAGACACCCCTGGGAAAAGAGGCAAgaagtccagcagcagcagcccacagTCCTTCGAGGAGCTCCAGTCTCAGCGCGTCATGGCCAACGtccgagagagacagaggacgcAGTCTCTCAACGAGGCGTTCACGTCTCTGCGGAAAATTATCCCCACTTTGCCTTCAGACAAACTCAGCAAAATACAGACCCTTAAACTCGCAGCCAGATACATCGACTTCCTCTACCAGGTGCTGCAGAGCGACGAGCTGGACTCCAAAATG GTGACTGCTGAATCTACTTATCTGACGGGACAAATCTGGAGTCCAATGCTGGATACATGGGATCACTCTATTTAA